The following are from one region of the Microbacterium sp. cx-55 genome:
- the trxA gene encoding thioredoxin produces the protein MTAKATSSNTWDQDVLEAEGPVLVDFWAAWCGPCRMVAPVLDEIQAEHPEKITVLKLNVDENPDLAMKYQITSIPAMKVFQGGEVKTTIIGAKPKFALEKDLAPYIG, from the coding sequence ATGACTGCGAAGGCGACGAGCTCGAACACGTGGGACCAGGACGTTCTCGAGGCCGAAGGCCCCGTTCTGGTCGACTTCTGGGCAGCCTGGTGCGGACCGTGTCGCATGGTCGCGCCGGTTCTCGATGAGATCCAGGCCGAGCACCCGGAGAAGATCACGGTTCTCAAGTTGAACGTCGACGAGAACCCCGATCTCGCGATGAAGTACCAGATCACCTCGATCCCGGCCATGAAGGTGTTCCAGGGCGGCGAAGTGAAGACGACGATCATCGGCGCCAAGCCGAAGTTCGCCCTCGAGAAGGACCTCGCGCCCTACATCGGCTGA
- a CDS encoding tryptophan synthase subunit alpha, with product MNPESLRRRASLELLRAEAADELSVLVEERLRGGEDPWDFMEDLPSVDELVVFILRADNIAESGSGRPSPARHYRVLRQIALDYPDLTEAVWRLLGDTNTSRRWDPMVRGEAS from the coding sequence GTGAATCCCGAGTCCCTCCGTCGCCGCGCCAGCCTCGAGCTGCTTCGCGCGGAGGCGGCGGATGAGCTCTCGGTCCTCGTGGAGGAGCGACTGCGCGGCGGCGAAGACCCGTGGGATTTCATGGAGGATCTGCCATCGGTCGACGAATTGGTCGTGTTCATCCTTCGCGCCGACAACATCGCGGAGTCGGGGTCGGGTCGCCCGAGTCCTGCCCGCCACTATCGGGTGCTCCGCCAGATCGCCCTGGACTACCCCGATCTCACGGAGGCGGTGTGGCGCCTGCTCGGAGACACGAATACGTCTCGGCGATGGGACCCGATGGTTCGTGGAGAAGCATCCTAA
- the trxB gene encoding thioredoxin-disulfide reductase, translated as MRQLIIIGSGPAGYTAAIYAARANLKPLVIASSVEAGGELMNTTEVENFPGFPEAIQGPDLMTKMQEQAEKFGAEVVYDDVTSLDLSGTVKKVTLGSGRSEEASALIFATGSAYRKIGIEGEERLSGRGVSWCATCDGFFFREREIAVVGGGDSAMEEATFLTRFASKVHVIHRRDELRASKIMQERAFANEKIEFIWNSAVTDVLGEDAVNGLELTSTIDGSTRQLPVQGLFVAIGNDPRTHLVHDQLDLTPEGTIWVDGRSSRTSVPGVFAAGDVIDPTYRQAVTAAASGTVAALDAEHFLAALDEAGAPAADADQIEGLPVV; from the coding sequence GTGCGCCAGCTCATCATCATCGGCTCCGGCCCGGCCGGATACACGGCCGCCATCTACGCCGCGCGTGCCAACCTGAAGCCTCTCGTGATCGCGAGTTCCGTCGAGGCGGGCGGTGAGCTCATGAACACCACCGAGGTGGAGAACTTCCCCGGGTTCCCGGAGGCCATTCAGGGCCCCGACCTGATGACCAAGATGCAGGAACAGGCCGAGAAGTTCGGTGCGGAGGTCGTCTACGACGACGTCACCTCGCTCGACCTCTCCGGAACCGTGAAGAAGGTCACCCTCGGCAGCGGACGGAGCGAAGAAGCCAGCGCGCTGATCTTCGCCACCGGTTCTGCGTACCGGAAGATCGGCATCGAGGGCGAAGAGCGCCTGTCGGGCCGCGGGGTGTCCTGGTGCGCCACGTGCGATGGCTTCTTCTTCCGCGAGCGCGAGATCGCCGTCGTCGGCGGTGGGGATTCCGCCATGGAGGAAGCCACCTTCCTCACCCGTTTCGCATCGAAGGTGCACGTCATCCACCGTCGCGATGAGCTGCGCGCGTCCAAGATCATGCAGGAGCGCGCGTTCGCGAACGAGAAGATCGAGTTCATCTGGAACAGTGCGGTCACCGACGTCCTCGGTGAGGATGCGGTCAACGGCCTCGAACTGACCTCGACCATCGACGGGTCCACCCGACAGCTGCCCGTGCAGGGCCTGTTCGTCGCGATCGGCAACGACCCGCGCACGCACCTGGTGCACGATCAGCTCGATCTCACCCCCGAGGGCACGATCTGGGTCGACGGCCGCTCCTCGCGGACGTCGGTGCCGGGTGTGTTCGCGGCCGGCGACGTCATCGACCCCACCTACCGCCAGGCGGTCACCGCGGCTGCCAGTGGCACCGTCGCGGCTCTCGACGCCGAGCACTTCCTCGCCGCACTCGACGAAGCGGGCGCTCCGGCGGCCGACGCCGACCAGATCGAGGGCCTGCCCGTCGTCTGA
- a CDS encoding DUF6049 family protein: MIPTSAHAGITATRRRSRILSALLAVLVLIGIIVAAPAHAQTTPTPSPTASGEVEFAVAPASNGVLASGAALTVQFSVQNGTALRVPADDATLQLGDAPLGDRAALAAWLDGTAAADTGRQVGATRIETVIAGDTATGSLQVPADDEALVGRQPGVYPLRLVFGGREARSVIVVPGSAAAPVGVIVPVTAGPLERGLLTRAQLETLTGTDGSLTAILDAVEGTAAILAIDPAVPAAIRVLGTSAPASAQEWLTRLLQLPNSRFALQFGDADVATQIDAGLATPWQPTSLTAYVDATSVPDPTATPTTPAPGQTEGDADAPVLPDLATLLDIGDPTAPTIYWPVSGSAGPSVVSTLAASVPGAVTVLDSAAVTPADSGASSGRAAAGDAGLLLTDHAVSSTLLSASVEGDGATRQALLAAASADLTLAAAASGGSALLVTVDRANDRTRAGLRGAIDAASVPGLTVTGLDGILGAEARAVTVADAPSDADRVSAIGPLSDGADRIARFATILDDPNLLTGPERASILQLLGAGWQSGGADWATAYANHRAATEETLAAVGILPSSPLNLLTAGTDLRFWVHNDLPYPVNVVLDADPNDLRLEIDRQTVVLAAASSNTPVAIPVRARIGNGDVKIVLSLRSPSSEPIGTPQTVDVNVRADWEAYGTAILATLIVGFLVLGVVRTVRRRRRAKATGTGIDATAGAADAPADDAPDAVTDDAASAPESPEDRS, encoded by the coding sequence ATGATCCCGACTTCGGCCCACGCGGGCATCACCGCGACGCGACGACGCTCGCGCATACTCTCGGCCCTGCTTGCCGTCCTCGTGCTGATCGGCATCATCGTGGCCGCGCCGGCGCACGCGCAGACGACGCCGACCCCCTCTCCCACGGCGAGCGGCGAGGTCGAGTTCGCGGTCGCGCCGGCCAGCAACGGCGTGCTCGCCTCCGGCGCTGCACTGACGGTGCAGTTCTCCGTGCAGAACGGCACGGCACTGCGAGTGCCGGCGGATGACGCCACCCTCCAGCTCGGAGATGCTCCGCTCGGCGATCGCGCGGCTCTTGCGGCGTGGCTCGACGGCACCGCCGCGGCCGACACCGGGCGCCAGGTCGGCGCCACCCGCATCGAAACCGTGATCGCGGGCGACACCGCGACCGGCAGCCTGCAGGTGCCCGCCGACGACGAGGCCCTCGTGGGGCGGCAGCCCGGTGTCTACCCGCTCCGACTCGTGTTCGGCGGCCGGGAGGCCCGGTCGGTCATCGTGGTTCCCGGGTCGGCCGCGGCCCCCGTGGGCGTGATCGTGCCCGTCACGGCGGGTCCCCTCGAGCGCGGACTCCTCACCCGGGCGCAGCTCGAGACCCTCACCGGCACCGACGGCTCCCTGACCGCGATTCTGGATGCGGTCGAAGGAACCGCCGCGATCCTCGCGATCGATCCCGCCGTGCCCGCCGCCATCCGGGTGCTCGGCACGTCCGCCCCCGCGTCGGCGCAGGAGTGGCTCACGCGCCTCCTGCAGCTGCCGAACTCGCGGTTCGCCCTGCAGTTCGGCGACGCGGATGTGGCCACGCAGATCGATGCGGGGCTGGCGACGCCGTGGCAACCGACCTCGCTGACCGCCTACGTCGACGCGACCTCGGTGCCCGACCCGACGGCCACGCCCACGACGCCCGCCCCCGGCCAGACGGAGGGCGACGCCGACGCACCCGTGCTTCCCGATCTGGCGACGCTCCTCGACATCGGTGACCCGACCGCCCCGACGATCTACTGGCCCGTATCGGGCAGCGCCGGCCCGTCAGTCGTGTCGACGCTCGCCGCGAGCGTTCCCGGTGCCGTCACCGTGCTCGATTCCGCCGCCGTCACCCCCGCCGATTCGGGCGCATCGTCCGGCCGAGCCGCGGCGGGCGACGCCGGGCTGCTCCTCACCGACCACGCCGTGTCGAGCACCCTCCTCTCGGCCTCGGTCGAAGGCGACGGGGCCACCCGACAGGCGCTGCTGGCCGCCGCATCCGCCGACCTCACGCTCGCGGCCGCCGCCTCCGGGGGTTCCGCGCTCCTGGTGACGGTCGACCGGGCGAACGACCGCACCCGTGCCGGCCTCCGGGGCGCGATCGACGCCGCGAGCGTCCCGGGCCTCACGGTCACCGGGCTCGACGGCATCCTCGGCGCCGAGGCGCGTGCCGTCACGGTCGCCGACGCTCCGAGCGATGCCGACCGTGTGTCCGCGATCGGTCCGCTGTCGGATGGCGCCGACCGCATCGCGCGGTTCGCCACCATCCTCGACGACCCGAACCTGCTCACCGGTCCCGAACGCGCCAGCATCCTGCAGCTGCTCGGGGCGGGATGGCAGAGCGGCGGCGCAGACTGGGCGACCGCCTACGCGAACCACCGCGCAGCGACCGAGGAGACACTCGCCGCCGTCGGCATCCTGCCCTCGAGCCCCCTCAACCTGCTCACCGCGGGCACCGACCTGCGCTTCTGGGTGCACAATGACCTGCCGTACCCCGTGAACGTCGTCCTCGACGCCGATCCCAACGACCTCCGGCTCGAGATCGACCGCCAGACCGTGGTGCTCGCCGCGGCGTCCTCGAACACCCCGGTCGCCATCCCCGTGCGCGCGCGAATCGGAAACGGCGACGTGAAGATCGTGCTGAGCCTGCGCAGCCCGTCGTCCGAGCCGATCGGCACCCCCCAGACGGTCGATGTGAACGTTCGCGCCGACTGGGAGGCCTACGGCACCGCCATTCTGGCCACGCTCATCGTCGGCTTCCTCGTGCTCGGTGTCGTTCGCACGGTGCGCCGTCGACGTCGCGCGAAGGCGACCGGCACGGGCATCGACGCGACCGCGGGTGCCGCGGATGCACCCGCGGATGACGCGCCGGATGCGGTCACCGACGATGCCGCATCCGCCCCCGAATCTCCGGAGGATCGATCGTGA
- the murJ gene encoding murein biosynthesis integral membrane protein MurJ gives MSGLGRASVLLGAGTMVSRVSGLIRTIVLVGVIGSIASPAADAFALANQLPNNVYAIISAGVLTAVIVPQIVRESARSDGGQRFISALFTAGVVVLLAVTAVVTLAAPLLISLYADNFTPEQQALATAFAYWCLPQIFFYGLYSLLGETLNARRIFGPFTWAPVVNNVVSIAGFLAIAFVFGSDLTRVDDWTPGMVALLGGTATIGIAVQALILLVFWRRTGLHLRPDFRWRGLGFRNMGRLAGWTAAMVVVGQIAGLVQTRVVADASGVGASVAATGNAWLIFMLPYSVIVLSIGTPYFTQISEHASAGRDSDVRTDVARSIRIISLFIVIAAAAIAVAAVPASRIFTNSEADAVAAAPVLLAYLVSLLPLSVLFIVQRTFYAYDDTRTPFVFTAIQGVLVVVTAVVAGWILPNTWLAAGVALGQSLAITVQVLLATWLLRRRLGRLGIASWITAIVRYVIAAVPAAAAGWGVYLLLGGDDGWTTTDKIFGALGTGIIGLTSLVAYFAVLAALRTPELAPALGMLRRILPGR, from the coding sequence GTGAGCGGACTCGGACGGGCGAGCGTGCTGCTCGGCGCGGGAACCATGGTCTCGCGGGTGAGCGGACTCATCCGCACGATCGTCCTGGTCGGGGTGATCGGGTCGATCGCCTCCCCCGCGGCCGACGCGTTCGCGCTGGCCAACCAGCTGCCGAACAACGTCTACGCGATCATCTCCGCGGGCGTTCTCACGGCCGTCATCGTGCCGCAGATCGTGCGCGAGAGCGCGCGGTCGGACGGCGGACAGAGATTCATCTCCGCACTCTTCACGGCCGGAGTGGTCGTGCTTCTCGCGGTCACGGCGGTCGTCACGCTCGCCGCTCCGCTCCTGATCTCGCTCTACGCCGACAACTTCACCCCGGAACAGCAGGCCCTCGCGACGGCGTTCGCCTACTGGTGCCTGCCGCAGATCTTCTTCTACGGTCTGTATTCTCTGCTCGGCGAGACACTGAACGCCCGGCGTATCTTCGGCCCGTTCACCTGGGCACCGGTGGTCAACAATGTCGTGTCGATCGCGGGATTCCTCGCGATCGCCTTCGTGTTCGGCTCCGACCTCACCCGCGTCGACGACTGGACGCCCGGTATGGTCGCCCTCCTCGGCGGTACCGCCACCATCGGCATCGCCGTACAGGCGCTCATCCTGCTGGTGTTCTGGCGGCGCACGGGGCTGCATCTCCGCCCCGACTTCCGGTGGCGGGGCCTCGGCTTCCGGAACATGGGCCGGCTCGCCGGCTGGACGGCAGCGATGGTCGTCGTCGGTCAGATCGCCGGCCTCGTGCAGACGCGCGTCGTCGCGGACGCGTCCGGCGTCGGGGCCTCCGTGGCCGCCACCGGCAACGCGTGGCTGATCTTCATGCTCCCGTACTCCGTCATCGTGCTCTCCATCGGCACCCCTTACTTCACGCAGATCAGCGAGCACGCGAGCGCGGGCCGCGACAGCGACGTGCGAACGGACGTGGCGCGCAGCATCCGCATCATCAGCCTGTTCATCGTCATCGCCGCAGCGGCCATCGCGGTCGCCGCGGTGCCGGCATCCCGCATCTTCACGAACAGCGAAGCGGATGCGGTGGCCGCCGCGCCCGTGCTCCTCGCCTATCTCGTGAGCCTGCTGCCGCTGTCGGTGCTGTTCATCGTGCAGCGCACGTTCTACGCCTACGACGACACCCGTACCCCGTTCGTCTTCACCGCCATCCAGGGCGTACTCGTGGTCGTCACGGCGGTCGTCGCCGGGTGGATCCTTCCGAACACCTGGCTCGCCGCGGGTGTCGCGCTCGGACAATCGCTCGCGATCACGGTGCAGGTGCTGCTGGCGACGTGGCTGCTCCGCCGCCGGCTCGGGCGCCTCGGCATCGCCTCGTGGATCACGGCGATCGTGCGATACGTCATCGCTGCCGTTCCCGCCGCGGCGGCCGGGTGGGGCGTGTATCTGCTGCTCGGCGGAGACGACGGGTGGACGACGACCGACAAGATCTTCGGCGCGTTGGGCACCGGCATCATCGGACTCACGAGTCTCGTCGCGTATTTCGCGGTGCTCGCCGCACTGCGCACGCCCGAGCTCGCCCCCGCGCTCGGGATGCTGCGCCGCATCCTGCCCGGTCGCTGA